The following coding sequences lie in one Arachis hypogaea cultivar Tifrunner chromosome 9, arahy.Tifrunner.gnm2.J5K5, whole genome shotgun sequence genomic window:
- the LOC112710541 gene encoding uncharacterized protein isoform X3: protein MGGLRTMVRGGKDSRLEVESLIWLCSLSELEIDMLISLKLLIFQRAKTVGYADLAKKFNLKIIRAIAVVLMEHLKEELKDLLLVADTDKSAPFLDACKLLKCYKEGTTTIEELITDIGTDIQAYVKRPSTYKRKEEKDERK from the exons ATGGGAGGATTGAGAACTATGGTTAGGGGGGGTAAAGATAGCAGGTTGGAGGTTGAATCTTTGATCTGGCTTTGCTCCCTTTCAGAGCTTGAGATT GATATGTTAATTAGCTTGAAGTTGCTGATCTTTCAACGTGCAAAAACGGTAGGCTATGCTGATCTGGCTAAGAAATTCAACCTTAAGATTATTCGAGCCATTG CTGTTGTTTTGATGGAGCATCTTAAGGAAGAGTTAAAAGATTTATTGCTTGTTGCAGATACGGATAAATCTGCGCCTTTTTTGGATGCTTGTAAACTATTGAAATGTTATAAGGAGGGTACTACAACTATTGAAGAGCTAATTACAGACATCGGTACTGATATACAAGCATATGTGAAGAG ACCATCAACGTacaaaagaaaggaggagaaagatGAAAGAAAATAG
- the LOC112710541 gene encoding uncharacterized protein isoform X8, which yields MGGLRTMVRGGKDSRLEVESLIWLCSLSELEIDMLISLKLLIFQRAKTVGYADLAKKFNLKIIRAIDTDKSAPFLDACKLLKCYKEGTTTIEELITDIGTDIQAYVKRPSTYKRKEEKDERK from the exons ATGGGAGGATTGAGAACTATGGTTAGGGGGGGTAAAGATAGCAGGTTGGAGGTTGAATCTTTGATCTGGCTTTGCTCCCTTTCAGAGCTTGAGATT GATATGTTAATTAGCTTGAAGTTGCTGATCTTTCAACGTGCAAAAACGGTAGGCTATGCTGATCTGGCTAAGAAATTCAACCTTAAGATTATTCGAGCCATTG ATACGGATAAATCTGCGCCTTTTTTGGATGCTTGTAAACTATTGAAATGTTATAAGGAGGGTACTACAACTATTGAAGAGCTAATTACAGACATCGGTACTGATATACAAGCATATGTGAAGAG ACCATCAACGTacaaaagaaaggaggagaaagatGAAAGAAAATAG
- the LOC112710541 gene encoding uncharacterized protein isoform X10, which translates to MRLHHSVYQSLLSLSSVKDMLISLKLLIFQRAKTVGYADLAKKFNLKIIRAIAVVLMEHLKEELKDLLLVADTDKSAPFLDACKLLKCYKEGTTTIEELITDIGTDIQAYVKS; encoded by the exons ATGCGCTTGCATCACAGCGTCTACCAGTCGCTGCTCTCCCTCAGTTCTGTTAAG GATATGTTAATTAGCTTGAAGTTGCTGATCTTTCAACGTGCAAAAACGGTAGGCTATGCTGATCTGGCTAAGAAATTCAACCTTAAGATTATTCGAGCCATTG CTGTTGTTTTGATGGAGCATCTTAAGGAAGAGTTAAAAGATTTATTGCTTGTTGCAGATACGGATAAATCTGCGCCTTTTTTGGATGCTTGTAAACTATTGAAATGTTATAAGGAGGGTACTACAACTATTGAAGAGCTAATTACAGACATCGGTACTGATATACAAGCATATGTGAAGAG TTAA
- the LOC112710541 gene encoding uncharacterized protein isoform X6, with translation MGGLRTMVRGGKDSRLEVESLIWLCSLSELEIDMLISLKLLIFQRAKTVGYADLAKKFNLKIIRAIAVVLMEHLKEELKDLLLVADTDKSAPFLDACKLLKCYKEGTTTIEELITDIGTDIQAYVKS, from the exons ATGGGAGGATTGAGAACTATGGTTAGGGGGGGTAAAGATAGCAGGTTGGAGGTTGAATCTTTGATCTGGCTTTGCTCCCTTTCAGAGCTTGAGATT GATATGTTAATTAGCTTGAAGTTGCTGATCTTTCAACGTGCAAAAACGGTAGGCTATGCTGATCTGGCTAAGAAATTCAACCTTAAGATTATTCGAGCCATTG CTGTTGTTTTGATGGAGCATCTTAAGGAAGAGTTAAAAGATTTATTGCTTGTTGCAGATACGGATAAATCTGCGCCTTTTTTGGATGCTTGTAAACTATTGAAATGTTATAAGGAGGGTACTACAACTATTGAAGAGCTAATTACAGACATCGGTACTGATATACAAGCATATGTGAAGAG TTAA
- the LOC112710541 gene encoding uncharacterized protein isoform X5 — MGGLRTMVRGGKDSRLEVESLIWLCSLSELEIDMLISLKLLIFQRAKTVGYADLAKKFNLKIIRAIAVVLMEHLKEELKDLLLVADTDKSAPFLDACKLLKCYKEGTTTIEELITDIGTDIQAYVKRNINRLNEL; from the exons ATGGGAGGATTGAGAACTATGGTTAGGGGGGGTAAAGATAGCAGGTTGGAGGTTGAATCTTTGATCTGGCTTTGCTCCCTTTCAGAGCTTGAGATT GATATGTTAATTAGCTTGAAGTTGCTGATCTTTCAACGTGCAAAAACGGTAGGCTATGCTGATCTGGCTAAGAAATTCAACCTTAAGATTATTCGAGCCATTG CTGTTGTTTTGATGGAGCATCTTAAGGAAGAGTTAAAAGATTTATTGCTTGTTGCAGATACGGATAAATCTGCGCCTTTTTTGGATGCTTGTAAACTATTGAAATGTTATAAGGAGGGTACTACAACTATTGAAGAGCTAATTACAGACATCGGTACTGATATACAAGCATATGTGAAGAG
- the LOC112710541 gene encoding uncharacterized protein isoform X9 has product MGGLRTMVRGGKDSRLEVESLIWLCSLSELEIDMLISLKLLIFQRAKTVGYADLAKKFNLKIIRAIDTDKSAPFLDACKLLKCYKEGTTTIEELITDIGTDIQAYVKRNINRLNEL; this is encoded by the exons ATGGGAGGATTGAGAACTATGGTTAGGGGGGGTAAAGATAGCAGGTTGGAGGTTGAATCTTTGATCTGGCTTTGCTCCCTTTCAGAGCTTGAGATT GATATGTTAATTAGCTTGAAGTTGCTGATCTTTCAACGTGCAAAAACGGTAGGCTATGCTGATCTGGCTAAGAAATTCAACCTTAAGATTATTCGAGCCATTG ATACGGATAAATCTGCGCCTTTTTTGGATGCTTGTAAACTATTGAAATGTTATAAGGAGGGTACTACAACTATTGAAGAGCTAATTACAGACATCGGTACTGATATACAAGCATATGTGAAGAG